The window gtacaacagatacaagaaagcaaaagacaatatgaaacacttgctcgcctttcttgttgactggagtgatgaagcagcagcttcacaccagcagcatctgacgagaatccagtcgagaagctcacgcgaagcttcagctgagCTCGATAGCAAGTAAGAgcgaagctctagagcacaagaacgaagttctaaggaggaagcgaTGGCAGCAACGAAACCCTGAgcgtcttttatacctgcgaagaaaaacacgaaggaatctggcggttgcgtcgcaacggctagttccctgatcggtccaccgatcgatctataggctgatcggtccacataccGATCGGCGCTTTCTCCGAACTCCGCTAGCTACGATCGTGCTCGACCGGATGCCGATCGGTCATGCTGACTGCTGACCGATCGgggcttattgagtgcggttcctcgcactcctcaagatcgttaccgatcggtcggtgaccgatcagatatcgcCTGATCGGTTCCCGCACCGATCGAAGCTCACGTAATCGATCGTGCCTTTtgtttgttatccgatcggtcacggaccgatcaaaTACCAGCGTATtcggatcgatgcggtgaccgatccagagcttggtttttgcccaaaccaagttccaagtctcccaaaccaacatccggtcaaccttgacctgttggtacatcatgcttagcatccggtcactcccttgacctgctaagactccctaccaagtgtccggtcaatccctttgacccacttggactttcctctttgtgtcaagtatccggtcactcccttgacctacttgaccttctcaacaccagatgtccgatcacccttgatccatctagattttcccttgcccggcttcactcaccaggactttcccactgcctggcttcacttaccaggactttcccactgcctggcttcactcaccaggactttccctttcacctagcttcactcactaggattttcaccggccaCTCACGATTTCCACGCCTagctcactcactaggtctttcccctgcctggcttcactcaccaggactttctccaactgcctggcttcacttaccaggactttccctcgcgccaaactccctgtttggactttccccgtgccaagtctccatacttggactttccgcgtgccaagctacctgcttggacttttccagtgccaagtcttcatacttggacttttcgcgtgccaagctccctgcttggacttttccccgtaccaagtctccgtacttggacttttccagtgccaagtctccatacttggacttttcgcgtgccaagctccctgcttggacttttcccgaatcaggtcaaccagatcaaccttgacctaaggttgcacctacaatctcccaaacacctattcttgtcaaacatcaagaatacaactctcttctcgtcaaacatcgtcaaacatcaaaacacaactcgagtcaggtcaactcgagtcaggtcaaccaagtcaaccttgacctaaggttgcaccaacagtgagGACTGAGAAGAGAAACCAGCCAAGGGGAGAGCATAGCAACCACCAGCCAAGGGGAGAGCATAGCAACATGATAATTTTCACCTAATCTAATTAAAGATTTGATAGTTGATCCAAATGAAGAAAGATATGAAGGGACTATCAATATTCGATATCCAGCCTGAATAaaacagatatatatatatatatatatataatatgatagttagatgaaaagaaaaaaatattagtatagaagatatccgatcatttaatgggtatgggtatgaATATGAGTATAAGGATGAATATCTGGTCACGGATGAATATGAGGACGGAGAATATAGAATCCGATCTGAATTCAATCCATTATCATTCCTAACAACTAGAAGGAGAGGTTAATTTGAGCTTGGTTGCGACTCTTAAGTTATGTGTCTTCTCTATGTAGAAGGAAGGAGCTACGTTGGCTTGTTGGCTTTATGTTGGGATAGATTCACCTCCAAAGTGGGCTTGGAAACCAAATGACTTCTAATTTAggggattttttttaatattatgtatCTAAATTTTTATAATCTAACTAATTTTGAGACAAACAAACTCACATTTTGCCTATCAAGTACTCAAGAAGCACGGTAACTCTTGACATGGTGTCCCAATTTCACTAGTAATCCAATCATCGTAGATATGTTCTACAtgaaaattgaattttgattCTTTAGAAAATGTACCCTATCTCTTGGCACTCCATCAAACCCCGGAGATTGTATTGACAAACTAATAAATCTTATTAAATAGATATCAAACTTGGAATAAACTTCAACAAAAAATATACACACTTCTTTTCTTAATCATTTTTTatcaattgattattttttttattaaatactctTATATAACacgtttaattatatatattataaaattttaataattcatcgtaaaatatttttcatattatttattaattcagATAGTTGACCTTAGTCCAATTAATTTTGGATGAGTAGTTCAGGTCTATAAATCACTAAGTatagataaattttttaaatataaatcagTCTTGACATAATATCTAATGTCATCAGTCGTTTGAATTTTATGAACGATAAAAAAAATACTCAGCGTGAAATTTCAACTCTAATTACCAGCACACCATACTCCAAAGTATCAAATGATATATTTTCATATGGTCAGTTGAATTTACACATGCTCTCGTATGAAAATTTTGATCATCCCTAACCATCGGACAAAGACGTCCAATTTACTTTCCTTCGGAACGTACTGTGAACGTCGCTGGAATTGGGGCATACAAATAGTATATTTAGatttataaaagtataaattATATTTGGATCGATTTATTAAAAGTTAATTTGTTAGACAGTTCAAATGAATTCGGACTATCTTAATCATCAGTGTACCGCGAGGCATCCTATTCCATAACCGACGCATACAAAAAAAGTGTCCGGCTATTGAGCGTCTAGGTTTTGCTTTTACATCTCGCCGAATCTCTTCGTGGTGAGTAGGTAGGGTTTCCGCTTCTCGCCGTCTCTGGTTCCGCCATCGGGGCCGACGTTGGCCAACAAATTTCAAGTCGTTTTGGTTTTCTGTGATTCTTTTCTGTAGATTCTCTGAAGGAAGGATCCATACACGCAATGTCGGCGAAGGAAGATAACCGGATTTTTGTAGGAGGTTTATCGCGACACACCACGGAACGGCGTCTGGAGGAGGAATTCAGCCGCTTTGGGAAGGTTATTGAGGCCCAAGTATGATCGTCATctcttctttatttatttatttatttatttttaattttcggCTATTGAGCTCTTTTTTTCCCCCCGCAATCGAAGGATCTGTGGAAaaacatgctttagttagttACGAAGGGAATTTGAAGACTCCTAGGGAAGGAGTTTTGGGGGGAAAAAAATTCTTTCTCCTTTCTGGAGAAGTAAATTTGACGAAAGCATTTCACTAGGGTCTTGAATCTTGAGTTCAATGGTCGCCTTTATAGTACAATTATATATAATAACTTTCTGCGGAGTTTCTGCTAACTACAAGATTTCCTTAACAGATGTTTTTGATCAATGAACATACAAACCATCTGGAAACGGGAAAAATCGAAGATTTTCTTGTTTGGAAAAAGTTGCATGACATTTTTTTAGTTGATCTGCTTGATTTGTGCCTGTTCATCTATGTCTTCAACGTTTACTTCACATATAGCAATATTTTTGGTCTCTTCACTGAATCTAACTTTCTTTccttcaaatttttttatatctTTCAACAAGTACCTACATGACATGGTGAGATGCCTTGGCTTCTCGGCTTTCACAATTTTAATCCTCATCCAAGTTAGTTAGTCCATTTGAAAGATGCCTGTTTTAGTTTCTCCATGCTTGGTGGCATGCAGAAGAGGGTTGTTTTAATCTCGGAAATGATTGACTTATAGACAATCTTTTAGTTAATCTGTCCAGAGCAGCCTGCCATTCATATGTTTTGTTTTGTTCTAGCTGATGCAAcacttggttttgaaaatttaaatagcAGATTCTACTCCTTGGTATCCTTGAAGAGATAGCTTGAGCTCTGTTCTTTGATTTTTGAGTTATGGGTGTTGAtgctatgaagaaattttcagaAACAAGCCAAGATTAAGATGCACAATTGCAGGTTGTAGAAACTTTTACTGTTGTTAAGTGCTTAATGGATTGCCTTCAGATGATAGAACCCTTTTTGAAGTATGATCTTTTGGCTAATGAAGTGCTCGGTCAAGCAagaattttgagttgaaagtgaAGATGTGATATTGATCTTACTGAGTTATTGCCATCTAATATCATGCACGATAAGGATATGCCAGATATCAGATGCTCAATCTAATGATTTGGCTTTTCTGCTAGCTAGCTAGTGTAGCATAATGGTCATCTCTCATCTTCATCGTTTCTGCTGAGAAACTGACTGAAGTGTTTTCAGTAGCTGACTTAACAATACACACAGGATTCTTTATGAGGGTGTATCTTTTGGCTTCTTAGAGATGCTCTATTTTTTTCCTCACAGATTCATGTCCAATGTCCAATAAATGCCATGCCCTTTGTCTTAGATTTCTATATTGAATCAGGTGCAGCTTTGGTATGTTCAGTGTTCAGCACACGGAAGAATTGCAACTACTTTGTCACCACTTATTTGCCAATGATTGTTTGGTTTTTTCCCTTATATCCTTGTTTAAGATTTCATGTCAGTTACAATGACGTGGGAGTGCAAATGGAGAGTGCTATGCAAAAGCTGTCTATATAGATGAGGCTTAACATGTCCCTTTAAGTTCTTGATTAGAATCAAACTTTTTGATACAATTAAGTTGGTGGAAGATGGTACCTGGTAACATATTATCACTATTGGAAAGAAAATAATGTGCAATTCTTCTGAAGTTGGAAAAGGTGTAGAAATGATTACTGCTTAGCTGCAGGCATTCTTGATTCTGATTGGTTGTACTTCTTGACTCTGATTGGATCAGTGTCTCCTGTCTTAAAACAGAACAAtactcaacaacaacaacagctgAAGGTTAAAAAGTTGACAAaaacagcagcaacaacaagaAGCTCCAGCTGAAGGTTGAAAGGGATGGTTGCTGAGCATCCAATTTGTTAGATGCCGTTTTCAGTCTTTCTGCCAAATGCTACTGCATGAAACTAGAAGTCTTAGAAGATTACCCAAATAGAAAAACACGTGTCTCTCTATATCATGCTTATCTTGATTCCCCTATTTAACTTTGCATTTTGCATCAAATTGCATATTTTACAAGTTCATTGTATCTTTCTTTCCATTTTGACCTTTTAGCTGTTACTAGTCTTCTAACTAGAAGCAGTTGGTTCTTCTCCATTTTGTGAGATGCTTTATTTAGGACTTGTCAGAAGTTTGTATTCACATGGTTCAGTATGACTGGTATGAACATCACAGTGTGGGACTGGTATGAACACCACAGCATGGTACCACTATTGGTATTTCAATGTATTTTCTTGTCTGCTAGATTACGACTTTGGGCAACCCTAATGACCCTTGATGAAAAAAGTTCTTGCAATTTGTATCATCAGGGTAATTGTTTCCTCATTTTAGTTTGAGAGACATAATCGTGATTCCAGAGCTGCTCACCCCTTCATATGCTAGATTGATTCTTATACAATACTAGTACCTCTTTACTTTTGTATTTAAGGTTGATTGCTCAATAACCTGTAAATGTGAATCAGTTGACTTATTGTGGCTAGCCTATCTAGATGGATTCAGGATGCTGTTCCATTTGGGACTTGTCAGAAGTTTGTGTTCACATGGCCTAATATGATTGATCTGGGGAGTGCTTAATACCACCATTAGTATTCCCATATAGCTCACTGTTTCTAGATTAGTTGTTTGGTCAATCCCTTAATGACCTTGCACTGACAAAAGCTATTTTTTGGCGTTTGCACTCTTTCTAATCTTGAGAGACCTGAATGAGAACCGGAAGTGCTCAACTCTTTGTGCAGTAGACTAATTCATCATATGGTAGTTGCACTCCACTAGCAGTATTGCCTATGAGTTTGGGATGAACTGCTGGATAATCTATCAATGTGAATCAGTTTGAGGCGGCAAATTTATATGACAGTTGTTGTGTTGCTTTCTATTGCTCCCCATTTCAGAAGATCTGTGTTAAGATAGGCACAGCATAAGAATTAAGGCAATCAACTCATTTACCACATCAGACTTACAAAAGATCATCTGAAGTGTTTCAGTTCATTTTGTTGACCGATACCCAATTTGTTTTATTGCTCTGTAAAGAATTTTTTCACTGGGTTCAAGATGAAGAATTTACATGCAACATGCTTTTAAACGCATAACAGATGTATATATTGGGTAGAAGAAGCTACCTACATGGATTCTTTACATGTAGCCTTTTTTTCTGTTTCACAATAAAAGATTACTCAGATGTCTGCATGTATCTCATTGTGTATGTAACATATGTGGTGATGGATCTTCATCAGTATCATATGCCATTAACAGGTTAGTGGCGTTATTACATACATTTAAAGTTAAACACAatttttttggtttaatttttttgCCAAACTGACATTATGTGCACAAGTGACATGATCTTTACACATTAACTTGTGCATCATTCTTGGCATTAATAGCTGGTTATGTATGTGCGTGAGTTTTATTTAGAAATGCTTATTTAGTAGTTTTCTTCATGCTTTTTCATTCTGCACAAATAGCATAGTGATTTCTGTGCTAGCATTGGTAGTCATTGGTTGCTATTGATTCATATCAGTGCAGTTTGGAAATGAGATAGACACCAGCCACTACTCTTACCAATAACATTAGCAGTTGCTACCAATACCTGTAATCTTGCATCTCTAAGTGATTGataattttcatttttcatttttcattcttcacTCTCCTTTTGTATTTCTGTTATGAAGTTTACACTCAGTCTGTGATAATAGGATAGTCTCATTACATCTTGTATCCTCATTTGTTAGTAGTATTCTTGTAATTGGCTTAAAGTTTATGTATTGGTTGTGGGAACCCAATACTATGATTACCCTTCATCTAATGTCACTATGAAAACATAATTTCATTGATCCTTTTGTATATCATGCAGGAATTTCTTTATTAATAAATAGTGAGGGTTAATCTACATTCAGGTATTGAATCTTTGTGGTGTATATTGATGGTTGTTAACATGACCTTGACATTTGTAAGGTCGTCATTGAATTGACCAAATAGTGTCTTATTTCTCATATTATTTCTGTTTCTTAAATGGTGTTGGTGCACCTTCAAACATTgaggacatttttttttttgctatgtaTCTAATGCATCCAACTAAATAATTGGTCAGTTCATGCTGTCTTTTCTAATTTGAACAGAATTTGTAACTGGAAAACAATcaagtaaaattaatatttatgcatTTAAATGTCATTGCTTGCTTGAAGAAATGATGTTCTCTTCCCCTGTTTCTTGCTTACATGGAATTCTATACTAATGCTGCAGAATTTTGGTTATTTTCGTCATTAGCATTAAAAATGGAATGAATGGATCTGGAAGTTGCCAGGAGGATAATGCCCTAGTATATTGCTAGTATATGCAGTCACTATCCAGATTGTCATATGGTTTTATTTCGTGTTTTCCTAGATAATTTTTCCAACTTTAACAAGCATGTTACCTGGCTATTTTCTATTTACCTCTTATAGGAATAAAAATATGTTTCATCTAAACTTCTGTCAGTTTTTATTAGTATTCTCATGTGTAGATCATGAAGGAGAGAGATACTGGTCGCCCTCGGGGATTTGGATTTGTGACATTCTCTAGTGCGCGTGCATCTGAGGCGGCCATTAGCCAAATGCATGAAAATGAACTAGACGGGCGAGTCATTTCTGTGAACAAGGCTGAGCCTAAGATGAGCACAGATATCAGCCGCTATGATGGTGGTGAATACAAGTCCAGTAGCAGAGGAGGCTATCGTGGTGGTGATGGGCCACCACCTGCAGCCCGTACAGATGAATGTTTTAAGTGTGGTCGTTctggacactgggcacgtgagTGCCCTTCCGCTGGAGGCGGCAGTGATGGCCATTTTTCTTCTCACGCCAAATTTGGTGGAGGAAGTGATGGTCGAGGGGGGCACAGTCGTTATAGTGACCGCTACATGGATGATCGTTATGACGGTGGTCACTATGGAGACCGTGATCGATTTGATAGCAGAGACAGCCGCTATGGTGGTGGTCgtgataaatatatgaatgatcGATATGGGCCTCCAGGTGATGAATTTCAAGGTGATAGATATCGAGGGGGACCTGATCATTACCCACACAGTGGATACAACAGGGAGAAGAGCTACGAGAGGGATGTTCCTCGTGGTGGAAGCTACGATAGAGATCCAGCACCAAGGGGCAGCGGTGGCTATGATCGGGACGGACCACGTGGCGGTGGAAGTGACAGATATGGGACTGGTGGGCCTGCTCGCTACAACGGTGGTGGAAGTTTCAGGCAAAGACATGGGCCTTATGATCGACCTGGTAGAGGAGGACGTACATCATCTTACGATGTTCGGTACTGAACCTTCTTGGTTCAGCTGTTAAACTGCAGTTCTCTCCAAATTGAGCTTATGGTGGATTAGGGTATCATGTGACGGTGCAATGATTTTGTCAGTATCTGAGACTTGTTGAACCATCTTGTTAAGACTTTGGAATCTGTCTTCTCAAACTGTAGCTTATGTAGATTGTGCTTCATCTGGATCATTTGTATCCAGCAGTCGTTCTGAGTATGTTTCTTTACTTTTCTTAGCAGTTGAGATGATAATGATTCACTGGCGTGATCAAATTGCTATAATTTGTACTACAGAATGTCTGGAAGTAATCTCTCTTAGAAGCTGGATCGTTAAATTGCACTTCAATTTTGATTGAGGCATGCTTTCTCGGATTTCTCTTTTGTGCTGTGCAAGTCAATTGGCCGCTGAAGATCTTAGTCCAAATAACATCACTCGATATTTTTGAGATGATAGGTTTCTACAATTTTGCTGCTACACGATTGCTATGAGTTCACAGGAGCAGAAGTTTACAGagtgttcatttaattaaaaatgcGTCAAACAAGATTAGACCAATTTATtttgtcttattcttttattatttcgATTCAGTTATCTATACTTGAaagctacaaaaaaaaaaatgcttgataTCAATATTCAGGAGAATTATCATACCAAAGAAAGCTATTAAAATTGCGATTTCGTTTGTGATTCAAAAATATGTAAGGCGTCGGCTACGAGGCCACATATAGCCTAAGTCTTCCACGAATTGATTCTGATACCAAATAGCTTTTGAGATTTGATTTTTACATCAAATGTGTTCACAGGGAAACGACGGTGCAGAGGATGAAAGAATTAATAGTGCTGTGAAAATTTAATGCATTTTTTTAGATTGGGCTTGATATCGAAAAAAAAGAAGTCCTTACTTTTGACGCTGTAGCAAGGCTAAAGGTTATGTACTTCCGATAACCAGGCAAAAAAACAAatgaattttattattaaatatataaCAATGTCGCCATGCAAAATAGGAGCAAAGCTCGACCACAACAATTAGTATTATTCGGTCCTGccggaaaactatatatatatttttgatgaTACTGTGAATCTTGTAACATATACAACTCTGATCCGTCAACTTCCGTACAAGTGTTCCAATTCCCATCGCGGGACGATGCGAACACAGCTTCCAATGCTTGGGGCCACCCTTTAACTGCGAACTGCTCGTGCTGTGAGATGTGTTACAGCCCATGTGACACTGGAAGTAGCCCCTCCGACCAGATGGATTCTGTTTATCTGAATACCAATTTCGATAACGAATAAGCACAGGCTAAGGGTCAAACATGGCTGCACCTGATGTAAGAGACGATAGAAGCCCTGCTGCAGGGCCAGGAAGAATGTCACCAAATGTTGACATGGCAGCCGCAGATCTGTCTTTGAGCCTACCAACTTGGCCATCAGAAAGCATAGAACCCCACCTGGAGGTACTCTCTCCAAATTTGCTTCCCACCTGGGCAAAGTTGTTAGAATAGTACATAACCTTTAATCTTGCTACAGCGACAAAAGTATACAATCCATTCTTAGTATCGTATACAATCAAATCTGAAGGTAGAGTGATATGTAAATGTATACAATCCATGTTTAGTATCGTATACAATCAAATCTGAAGGTAGAGTGATATGTAAATGTATATGAATAAGACTTGTAAAAGACTCACAACAATTAATACAAATTATATTTTATGTAATTTATGAAAAACAAAAAGATTCATTGTCCTTAGCATTAAACTTAACTCATTAAGGAGATGTTGAATGTTGAAaataaaagaaggggaaaaatCAAAAAGATAATGAGTATTGAAGATCAAGGAATTCGACTATAAAGGACATGGGGAAAACATAAGATAAAATGAACATGCTATATGAACAGATTGGTGGTATAGACATGGATGCAGAATTCTAGTGATAAACTATGGTGTTGAAAGGGAATATTGGGATTTCAGAAGCTCGACACAAGTTTTAGGCAAATATTACACCAACTTTTTACCCTACTTGAGCTTCATGGAGATGTTTTGATTTTGTTGAATGCGATTAGTTATATATATTAGTTTTAGTTTCTAAACAAAATGGCAATGACATGGTTGCAATTCTAGAAGAAAAGACgacaaatatttatttttcaagACGTTGCATCAACCTATTTTTCCTTCATAAATCATGATAATCTCAGCGTGTCAATTTGGTGGgagataataataatttatatattttaggttttaaaaaatattccaaacaagatagaaaaatttacCAATTTGGACTATATGATTTATGATTGGAAAATTATAAATGATTCACACTATAAATCTCGATTTGCAAGCCTTTATAAGGGGTACACAGCAAATTCAAAACCTTCCAAGTTATGGAACATAAATTGTCATGAATCTCAGATATTCCCACAGAGATTTGCTATAAACTAAACCATAAATATCCAGGAGTAAAGCAATAGTCATAAACTCGCTGCTATTTCACCTATGATACATTATATAATGAGAAGATGAACCAAAAAGGCAAAAACACAACAAGtttagaagtaaaaaaaaaaatctgacagACAAAGGAGTCAATTTTATATTCATGCATAGCTAGATAGAGGGAAAGCTTGGATTGTGAGTGTTTATTCGAATAACCTATCATTTGTGACACAAGACCTAGGAAATATGACCAAGTGACACCTTAAAGCCTACAAAGCTAATTCCGTACATTATGTGAAAACTTTTAAttgagaaattaaaaaattattgtttaattttatggAAGTAACCTAAAATCGCTGCACTTATAAAGAAACCTAGAATAAGATGGAAGGATGACCGATATCAATTTAATATGCAACCAATGACATTTGTCAGATAACATAAGCATAACATTAAAATGCAAGGAGAATTTGTTGTAAACAAATATGCTGGATTATGCAATCTTATGGAAAGTGATAATTTCCTATTAGTGTACCTGTGTCATGATAGACTTCAGCAATGGTGCAGCAATTCCATAGTTTGGACTATCATCAAAGTCAGGCTTTGGAGATTGTTCACCACTTCCATATGCTTTCCAGGGGCTCCTCATTGAAGCATCATCAGAAGTCTGCATCGCTGATTTATGTAGATTTCTTGTGGATAATGCAGGAgcactggagagaaaatttcttatCAGAACCACACCATAAGATAAATGTAGTAGTACAACTACAAACATATCACAAATAAACCTAAGAAGGAACGAAGCTACTTTTTCAAGGAAATATGATACCAAAAGTAAATTTGATTTGCCATATTGATTTGGAACTTTAGGATTCGTTTACTTGGATGGAAGATATGAGGGGATAAGGGAAAGTGACACAAATGATGAAGGTCGTCCATTTGTAATTTGCCAGTTTCTCTCTCTTCCTCTACTTTCCATCCAAGTAAATGGACCCCTTTTCATAAAAAAAAGAACCCTTAGGGAGATTGTGATCCTGCAAAAATTACATTCTACATTCCAGCTTCATTATCTGCTTTGTTGTAGGACACCACATATTAGGCAAAGAAAAACTAACCTGATAGGTAGGTATTTAAATCGGGGAACTGTGGAACATCTCATAATGTTGGAACCTGTGTTTGACTTTGTAGGCAATTTCTGAACGGTCTCAGTGTACATACGATTAAGCTGAACTAAGAAGCCAAAAAGGACAGAATATCGCTTATATGATTGTTTCTCATTCTCCCAGAGGTAAGGCTCATACCTGCAAAATATTATAAGACAAATGTCCAAGACAATTAACTTAGCATTACATGTAACCTTCAACATGTTATCATGTATTAAAATCACAATGTTTGTCTTCTTATGGGTTTGCTAGAGTGCAATGATAGCAGAAAGGGATTCAACCAGAACTAAGAAGTGCTTACGTAGCCCAGTCAATTGGATCCAGCCTCTTTGTAAAGCTATTGATTAGTTTTGTAATGGCTGCCACATTAGCACAATCAGGCTTGTTTTGTGTCTGTTTCCATCTCAATGCCGGTTTTAATGTTTTAACTTTTGGTGAATCTTCTTTGGCATTTGATTCAGAACCGCTGACAGCAGAGTCTTTGCCTCCAGAGAGAACATCAGCAATGAATTTTAAATCTAGCAAAATCTGCAGTATTCCTTTATCTGAGACTTGAAATTCACCATTCTCCATGGCTAATAAAAATCTTTCATAGATTTCAACCACCTAATGACAACATTTAATAAGGACCAAACAACTTCAGAGCTATCAAAAGACagtattaaaataaatatgttcATAATTCTGTTTACATGAAAGAATGAACACTTTATCTGACCATTAGAATTAGCAATCAGTAGCATTTACAATGTAAAATCACTTGTACTGGTTGGGAAAAAAAGATCAGTTAATATTACATTTGTGTCACCTGAAAAACTCTAAGTAAAATAACAAAGCAACCTTAATTAGCTCTCTACTATGTCAGGAATAAAACAAGGAAAGTAGACATTTAAAGCTCTAAAATCTTGTTTCTGTGCTGAATTTCTAAATGAGATCAATCTGGTCCTGACTCCTGACTGGTAAAGCATGTGCAAGTACAAGATGGTGTAGACCACACCTATCAAGAGAAGGATA is drawn from Zingiber officinale cultivar Zhangliang chromosome 1B, Zo_v1.1, whole genome shotgun sequence and contains these coding sequences:
- the LOC121979277 gene encoding glycine-rich RNA-binding protein RZ1C-like isoform X1, producing MSAKEDNRIFVGGLSRHTTERRLEEEFSRFGKVIEAQIMKERDTGRPRGFGFVTFSSARASEAAISQMHENELDGRVISVNKAEPKMSTDISRYDGGEYKSSSRGGYRGGDGPPPAARTDECFKCGRSGHWARECPSAGGGSDGHFSSHAKFGGGSDGRGGHSRYSDRYMDDRYDGGHYGDRDRFDSRDSRYGGGRDKYMNDRYGPPGDEFQGDRYRGGPDHYPHSGYNREKSYERDVPRGGSYDRDPAPRGSGGYDRDGPRGGGSDRYGTGGPARYNGGGSFRQRHGPYDRPGRGGRTSSYDVRY
- the LOC121979277 gene encoding glycine-rich RNA-binding protein RZ1C-like isoform X2; amino-acid sequence: MKERDTGRPRGFGFVTFSSARASEAAISQMHENELDGRVISVNKAEPKMSTDISRYDGGEYKSSSRGGYRGGDGPPPAARTDECFKCGRSGHWARECPSAGGGSDGHFSSHAKFGGGSDGRGGHSRYSDRYMDDRYDGGHYGDRDRFDSRDSRYGGGRDKYMNDRYGPPGDEFQGDRYRGGPDHYPHSGYNREKSYERDVPRGGSYDRDPAPRGSGGYDRDGPRGGGSDRYGTGGPARYNGGGSFRQRHGPYDRPGRGGRTSSYDVRY